The stretch of DNA CATCCCTCGCCCCTCCACACCCacacccaccaccaccaccaaacaCACCCTCCACCTTAAAAAAACATGTTGCCGTTGATTTCTCAAGGTGTTACTATTCTCTCTCCCTCTAACGTAGCAATGATCCACAACATGTAAGTAATAGGTCTTTGGATGTCGTGGTCTAAACAATGTATACATTTTAGATTTAACACTCTATACTTGTAAGGATAATAAGCTCATCAACCCGTAGCGGGCTGCTAGCGAGCTATGTACTAGCAATAGGTAGTCTTGTATATTGAACAAGCTGATGGGTTGGTGTAAAGAATAAATAACAGTAGCAAAAAAGGACGCATGGGATTGGGAGAGCGAGAGAGGAAGCGAGAGAAGGTATCTTTAGGATTGGGATCTATTAAGCAATAACtcgtttctttctctttttcaaTTCTCTCGTCTCCACATAGGATTTGATGACATGTATGATCGTGTAGCCTCTTGGGTAAGACTTATTATACTTGCTCTGACAGGTGTGATCTAGACATAGTTGCATATGTGGATAGTGAGACTAACATCCACATAACCATATTAGAAACCCTATATCTTAGAAGAGATGATTGTCAGATAGACCTTTGACTAAAGTCATATTTTCTAGGAGTCCATGACATAAGAAAACTATATACTCTTTGCTTTCTTAATACTTGTGTAGGGTGTAATGAGACTAGTTGtgcactccctccatcctaaacaCAAATGCAATCGTAGAGTTCAAATTTTGTAGCACGAAAAATGCACATATAGGAGTATCATTAGGTAATCAACCTAGAGCCCTAGAGTGTCAGCCATGGGACAGACTCATATAAGGGCTTCCCCAACGCGAGCAGTCAATGCCAACACTCAAGTACAACTGCTAACTTCAGCTTTTGTCATAGCTTTCTCTGGAACATGTCATAAGCATACATCCATACTTGCCACAACGCGTATAAAGCAGTGGTTCTAACATTTTGTCAGACCAGGCACTCGGTGCTTCTACAGGAGACTCTGCTAGTCTGCGGAGCTACTGATCAGCATGTGCTAGAGAAATCAATCCAACGTGGAAGCTGGGGCTAATGACAGTGTGGTGCGTTGGGGATGCCCTAAGATCAAccacacaatattattctttgGTCTCCCATCATGTCCTAAAAAAACACCGCCCTTGTAAAAAATGGGCAGCAAAGTTACCTATAGCACGGAGCCACGGACGTGTAGATGGCCTCTCGTCCACTTGTTTCGCCTTTCCTCTTTTGCCTCGTGGAGCTCTGCAGCATGGAACAATCGCTCCCCGCCGGAGCTCCTTCCAAAATCCCAAGAGCAGGATGGGGTTCAGCAATGCTTAGCCCAAATAATTGGTAACAGATCTTCTGATGAAATTCTTGTTCAGGTCACGGCTTACCTATGGTTTATATGGAAAGCCAGGAATGATCTGCGCTTTCGGAAACGAAGTTGGTCTGATTTGCAGGTCCACCTGGCGGTTAACACGCATATTCAAAGTTTCAGCAGATTTCAAGTAAAGGAATTGAGGCAAAATATCCAGCTGGAAAAGACATCTGATGATAACTTAGATGAGCCCCACAGGGGTCGTTTACACTCCCACCATCTCTCTCCTTCTTACACGTCCACGGACTCTCCTAATGAGATTAGATGCTACACTCATGCCTCCATTGACCCTGGAGTATCACAAAACTCGCCAAAAAAGGCGGGGTTGGGAATTTTTCTTCAGGATCAAGCAACAAACTGCAGTCACTACATCAAGATACAAATGGATAACATCACCTCAGTACTTATGGCAGAAGCTGCAGCCCTTGCCTTTGCAGCAGAAATTGCTCCAAAGCTGGATTTTCAACAAGTCTCATTCAATACCGACAACCAATTGTTGGTAAACTGCCTCAAGGGAGCTAACCACAGCAGTTCAGCTTCCTGGGACTCCAAACCTTACACCCAAAAGTTTATCAACTTTAGTCATGGCATCAGAAGTCAGATTCTAAAAATCCCCAGGAGCAGGAATTCCATAGCTCATGCTTTAGCTAGATCAGTAAACAATGCTTCGCTCAATAACTctaaaatagaatttgaatgtaAAAATCCTGAGCATGTAGACTGCTGCCCTCTGAAATTAGCACTAGACAATGTATCCTGGGACTGTGTCCCCTTCATTGCAGCTTCCTGCTGCTAATAATAAAGATTTGGTtctggtaaaaaaaaaaaatcccaatCAAGAGCCCCTATCCCCGCCAAGACACGGCCGTCACCGCCTTGCCTCCAAATCAGGATTGTGTCATGATGCTAGACGGTGATGGGATCCCGTCGTCATGTTTCTTTAGGTTTTGTTTGAGGTAGCCAcgccttttttttaaaaaaaaaatcgagcactccttcaaaatcgagaaagaaaaaagaaatgttGTGAGATGTCAGGATGTTATAGGCACAGCAGCGTCATTTTACAATCAGTCTTGATTCGTTCGTGGGGTTCTAGAATCATTTTTTTTTAGAATGGCGGGAGTAATAATCCATAGCTCATTATAGTAACCACACAACCCACAACGCAgagttttcaaacaccatttCATCGTTtgttatttaaaaaaaataccatCTCATTGTCATCTGCAGCAGCGATGCTTGATGCTTCAACGTTGCTTTTCGCTACAGCATGCCAGCAGCGTCCGGTGATAGAGACCCaggtttaggtcttgtttgtttagttcccaaaatttttcaagattcttcgtcacatcaaatcttacgacatatgcatggagcattaaatatagataaacaagataactaattgcatagtttatctgtaatttacgagatgaatcttttgagcctagttagtctatgattggataatatttgtcaaataaaaacgaaagtgctacagtagcaaaatctaaaaaaaatgcgaactaaacaaggccttagtttgtaaaatttgtggtttttggctactgcagtactttcgtttttatttgacaaacattgtccaatcacgaagtaactagattcaaaagattcatctcacaaattacaggtaaactgttcaattagtttttattttcatctatatttaatgctctatacatgcgaccaaagattcgatttgacggaaaatcttgaaaatttttgcgaactaaataaggccttatattgagagagagagagagaatgctTGACCATAGCTGGTACCGAACACGTTTGCACGTTTTCCTCTTTGttgaagcaaggaagcaagcaaCTGAGCGTTCTTCCTTCTCCAAGCATCGGTTTTGTCGTCCGAGGAAAATCATCACCTGCACTgcaatttgaaaaaaaaaattgacgcACCGATTTTTCTGCATCTGTGTAGTGTGAGATTGAGGCCTTgcttaaaatttaaatttttttcaagattttttgtcacaCCAAATCTTATGATAaatgtataaagcattaaatataaataaaaaaataattaattacataatttatctgtaatttgcgagacggatcttttaaatctaattaatccatagctaaaaatactatagtattaaaatctaaaactttttttttaaaactatctaaaaactttttttgGATTAAACCAGGCCTGAGATCCGGATGTGAATGCGATGGGGGTCCTGGTCCTGTGTGGTTGGTCACACCACTCGCCGCACCAACCCAACCAGATCCCATCCACCCCCCACCTCCAACCAACCCGGCCGGGTGGACCCCACCCAACCAGTGACCGAAAGAAACCAGCAACAACCAACCGCGGCCGGGAGGCGTCGCGGTCGCCGCCCGCCCGCCGCTTTCCTTCCCCCTGCTCTCCCGTCGCGGCCTCGGCCTCGCTATATAAACCCGCCCGTCCTGCCCGCGCCGGCGCGGCCCGGCCCGAATCCCGAACAGCACCGGTCGTCGCCCGCTCGCTCGTTGCAgctacgcacgcacgcacgcacggcaCCCCACCTACTCCTCCTCCCCTTCCCTTAGCTTCCAGAAGGCGGTTCGGCTCGGGCCGGCGGCGATGGCGCGGAAGAAGATCCGGGAGTACGACTCCAAGCGCCTCCTCCGGGAGCACCTCAAGCGCCTCGCCGGCATCGACCTCCAGATCCTCTCCGCGCAGGTCCGTCCGTCGGTCGATCACTCGCTCGCTCCTCCCTCCTTTGCCCTTGCCCCCTGCTCTTCGCTCTCCCGCGGTGCGGCCAGTGCGGGTGCGTGCTTGTCGGATCGCCTCGTCGTCTGCGGGGAGGGGATCAGAGGAGCGCTCGGCGTGTGCGGGCGGATCTCGGGGGGCGCCGGCCGCGGATCCTGCTCCTGCCCCGCTCTGGCGCGAGGAACAGGATCGGCCTGGGGGGCACGGCGGGCGCGCGGTCACCGTAGGAACCAGGATCGGGTGCCGGAGTCATCTCGCTCTGGTGGAATTCCGGGGCCAAGGCTTCGAACTTGCGCGTTTGCGGTACAGGCGCTTCGTCGGGCTGTTCGTCTCGTTAGTATATAGTAGGTCAACTGGCAGTACTTCGGGTTGGAATGTTCAGCACGTCTTCCTTTTATATATATGAGAAATGCTCTACTGATAATAATTGGTTTACTGAAATGGGGTTTCCAAGGTCTGTGACGGTGGTGATTGAAATCTCAACCTCTGTAAAATCCAGAAATTTCTTATTAGCAGTATATATAGTTTGGTTTAGAAGAATTTTACTCTGATAAACTGGGTCTGTGTCAAAAACCAGTAGATCATTATCTAGGTAACGCCAGCAGATTGTCTTCGTTTATAGTTGCCATTCACCTGATAGGAACAACCAGCTCATTTTACTTGAGTTCTCTTTGTAGCTGTGCTTGTTTCCTTTTTAATACAAAGTTTCCTGAACTCTGTTCCTTTACTAAGGACAGGAACTTGTCAGTGCTTCAAGCAAGTCAGGTAAACACGTTGCATAGTTTGTTTCGCCTGCCTCTTTTCAGTGGAAGCCTTTGAGCAGTTCCAAGAGTTTCCTGCTGTCATTGATGCTCTGCGAGAAATCCCAAATGCTGGGTTTATTTGTTGTAGAAATACTGATTGAGTTTGGTTGGCTGTAGAAACACTGGTTTATTTTGATTGCTCCCGAGTGAGTTGCTTCAAGTTCTGATGTTCTATATTAGTTACCTTCTTTCACTCACTATAGCATCCCTGTTTTTTTACATATTCCTCAAGATCAGTTGACTGAATTTTCAGAATGCTTAATCACAGGTCACACAGTCAACGGATTTCACCGAGCTTGCAAACCAGGAGCCATGGCTCTCATCTATGAAGTTGGTTGTGAAACCTGACATGCTCTTCGGGAAACGTGGGAAGAGTGGACTTGTGGCCCTCAACCTAGATCTTGCCCAAGTTCGCCAATTTGTCAAGGAGCGGTTGGGTGTTGAGGTACTGTCATGGCTAACATCTTGACATGCTTTTTTACCAGCACAAACTTTGATTATTAAAGCTATTTATAATCTGTATGAAAATCTGTATGAATGGATTTGCTCACTTATCTAGGTCGAGATGGGTGGCTGCAAAGCTCCAATTACAACCTTCATAGTTGAGCCATTTGTGCCGCATGACCAAGAGTATTACCTTTCGATTGTATCAGAAAGGCTTGGCAGCACCATTAGTTTCTCAGAGTGTGGAGGTATTGAGATCGAGGAGAACTGGGACAAGGTTAAGACTATCTTTCTTCCGACAGAGAAGCAAATGACACCTGACGCATGTGCTCCTTTGATCGCCACCTTGCCATTGGAGGTAAGCTATTGCACTGTCACTTGTTTATTTGTTATACCATATATTTTGTTCCCAGTAGGCTTGGAACTCATTACTGCTGGTAATTCTCAGATTCTTGATTAACCATCAAGTTTCAGTTGATTCTTCATTGATTATCCATGCTTGAAATTTCAGGTCCGCACAAAAATAGGTGGTTTCATTAGAGGTGTATTTTCTGTTTTCCAAGGTACGTAACCCTTGCTTTTGAAAGGCAAACAGTTTGTAATTGTTGCTTTTCCAGTTTCAACACTCAACGTATGATGCCCATTGGTTCTTTTGCAGACTTGGATTTCTCATTTCTTGAGATGAACCCATTCACCTTGGTAAATGGTGAACCGTATCCTCTGGATATGAGAGGAGAACTAGATGACACAGCTGCTTTCAAGAACTTTAATAAGTATGGTTCAGGCTTTTGATGTACCTCACAGATCACCGTTGCCTCCTCCATATTAGTCATACCAGCCATTTTTATGTGAAAAGTATAGGTTTTTCTACTGTATTGCCAATCATAACGACCACTGTTTTTCATGTACAGGTGGGGTGACATTGAGTTCCCTCTACCTTTTGGAAGAGTTCTCAGTCCCTCAGAAAGCTTTATCCACGAACTGGATGAGAAGGTATGTTCATGTAAAAGTGGACAACTTATATTTGATTCCAACCTTTCCCCCTGAAGCATGCTGTCTGTAAATAATTACTCCATTGCTCGTTTGTGTTTCTATTTAGATTAAACATATGTTGACAGTTCTGTGTGTTCCACTAGATTTAAGTAATGAACCACTTCTCTTCTTGCAGACAAGTGCTTCTCTGAAATTCACAGTACTGAACCCAAAAGGACGCATTTGGACAATGGTTGCAGGTGGTGGTGCTAGCGTCATATACGCGGATACTGTAAGCCTGAATTCCATGCAGACCCTCCTTCAAGTTTCTTTACACCTGTTGGCGCCTTTTCATGTTAACTTTGGATCTGTGATGAAATGGATTTCTAGAAGGAGCTTATATTTGATGTTAAAATGTGCTATTTGTGAGGTTCATTGTGTAATAATCTCAATAGTTCCTCTTGCATACCAGGTTGGTGATTTGGGATATGCTTCAGAGCTAGGAAATTATGCAGAGTACAGTGGAGCTCCTAAGGAGGAGGAGGTTCTGCAGTATGCTAGagtacttctggatgtaagaACAGTAGAACCTTTCGCCTGTCTATCTATTCTGTCCATTACTTCTATCTTTTATGAATATTAAACTCGTGCAGTGTGCTCTGATAGTTCATTACTTCTATTTTTCATGGATATGTTTTGAACTTGTGCAGTGCGCTACTGCTGATCCTGATGGCCGTAAGAGAGCCCTTCTTATCGGAGGAGGTATCGCTAACTTCACCGATGTTGCTGCAACATTTAATGGCATCATTCGGGCTTTAAGAGAGAAGGTAAATTGGACCGCGAAGTTGGATAGCCGTTCAATTCTCCAACCACTCCCACCTGTCTCCATTTAAAATCTTCACCAATCTTTTTTGTTATTTCGTTTTGGGATCTGGTTCCAGGAATCCAAATTGAAGGCTGCAAGGATGAATATTTATGTCCGGAGAGGTGGTCCAAACTACCAAACTGGACTCGCTAAAATGCGCACCCTAGGCACGGAACTTGGCGTTCCAATTGAggtatgatttcttctcttatgGCACCTCTTTTCTATAAAATGTGGCACCTTGCATTTCCTGAAACGCCACTTGTTCCCTGATTATGCTCAACAAATGCATTGCAGGTCTATGGACCAGAGGCCACCATGACTGGGATCTGCAAAGAAGCCATTGATTGCATCATGGCCGCATAAATCACAATGTAGTTGTGCTTGAAGTTGCATCCGTTTTGTACCAGACGTTCAATGTAAGCGATTGTTCCGGTAAAACAGAGAACGATCATTGTCATGAGTAAACTCGGCCTTTGTAACACAATTTATGCAATAATCAAGATCTTGGTTTGGGGGGCTCTGTCGCCCTTCTATGGTGAGCCGGTGAGGTGTGAACGTATAATGCACTTGTGATCCCAAGATTGAAGAGTACGTGGACATGCTtggtattttatttttctttaggATCCTGTACTGTCTCTGCGGATTTGTGTTGTTTCTCCTGCGTGTTCTGTTTATCCTTGGTTGAGAGTTGTGACTACAAATTTGCTGGCAAACTGGGACTATTCGACTTCTCGGCTGTGATGCGGAGCTAGTTCAGAGAGAAAAACAAGATCTgtattcatctttgttcttgctGTAGTAACTGCAGACCAAAACCTAAGAGATATGTGAAACTTTACATCAGCCAGCGAGTATATAATAGACACATGCTCCTAATCGATCAGGTTGGAAACATTGTTCGCCTAGATATAAGTTTAGCACTAGACTCTGGTCTAGGCATTTGACTGTCTACATAGTTAACTCTAGGCAAAGACCGTCAAGACACGAAGGCTAGACATGCCTTAGATTTTATTAGACAATCGACTAGGTCTAGGTGTCTTAGAGCAACTCCTGGGCCTCTATTTGAGTCTCTATAGTTAAACATGAGTGCCTAGACTAAAAATAACACTCCAGCAGGGTTCCTACTAGAGCCCCCAATTTTGGGTGGGCACCCAAATTTCCCCTGCAGACTCCAATCCTGTTGGCTCAACAACCCCAGCCCTCATCCTGCGTGGTGTGGCCATTACCTCCCCGCACCACACAGCCTTGCCCACCTCCCTCCAGTGCCGATCTCCACTACTGCGCTCCCTCCCTCCACCGCTGGCTGGATCCGCCGGTGCGC from Sorghum bicolor cultivar BTx623 chromosome 8, Sorghum_bicolor_NCBIv3, whole genome shotgun sequence encodes:
- the LOC8068084 gene encoding ATP-citrate synthase alpha chain protein 3; this encodes MARKKIREYDSKRLLREHLKRLAGIDLQILSAQVTQSTDFTELANQEPWLSSMKLVVKPDMLFGKRGKSGLVALNLDLAQVRQFVKERLGVEVEMGGCKAPITTFIVEPFVPHDQEYYLSIVSERLGSTISFSECGGIEIEENWDKVKTIFLPTEKQMTPDACAPLIATLPLEVRTKIGGFIRGVFSVFQDLDFSFLEMNPFTLVNGEPYPLDMRGELDDTAAFKNFNKWGDIEFPLPFGRVLSPSESFIHELDEKTSASLKFTVLNPKGRIWTMVAGGGASVIYADTVGDLGYASELGNYAEYSGAPKEEEVLQYARVLLDCATADPDGRKRALLIGGGIANFTDVAATFNGIIRALREKESKLKAARMNIYVRRGGPNYQTGLAKMRTLGTELGVPIEVYGPEATMTGICKEAIDCIMAA